In Clostridiales bacterium, the following are encoded in one genomic region:
- the thiT gene encoding energy-coupled thiamine transporter ThiT: MKLIWDVDADFVSKFTLPIAVGLIILALAIIFGAKTAFSTKETAFAAVSLAVSYALSFIKIFSMPQGGSITPASMLPLLIFAYYFGWKKGLIVGIIYSILQIMQSPQIFHPLQVLLDYPLAFSSFFVAGFFRRLGKGGFFIGTGLYGILRFLCHFLSGAIFFGVWAPEGMNVWLHSFVYNSTVLIELALTLALAIFLFASNNFTNQMESFAANAKQNVYQR; encoded by the coding sequence ATGAAACTAATTTGGGATGTGGACGCTGATTTTGTGTCCAAATTTACCCTTCCTATCGCTGTCGGCTTGATAATCTTAGCTTTGGCGATAATCTTCGGGGCTAAGACCGCTTTTTCCACCAAAGAAACGGCTTTTGCCGCGGTGTCTTTGGCTGTCTCTTACGCGCTTTCGTTTATCAAAATCTTTTCTATGCCTCAAGGCGGAAGCATTACGCCCGCGAGTATGTTGCCGCTGTTGATTTTCGCTTATTATTTTGGCTGGAAAAAGGGGCTTATCGTAGGGATTATTTACAGTATTTTGCAGATAATGCAAAGCCCGCAAATTTTTCATCCTTTGCAGGTTTTGCTTGATTATCCGCTCGCGTTCTCGTCTTTCTTTGTGGCGGGATTTTTTAGGCGCTTGGGCAAAGGCGGGTTTTTTATAGGAACAGGCCTTTATGGAATCTTAAGATTTTTGTGCCACTTTTTGTCGGGCGCGATATTCTTTGGCGTTTGGGCGCCTGAGGGAATGAATGTTTGGCTACATTCTTTTGTTTATAACAGCACGGTTTTGATTGAGTTGGCTTTGACTTTGGCATTAGCGATATTCTTGTTCGCTTCCAATAATTTCACAAACCAGATGGAAAGTTTCGCCGCCAACGCCAAGCAAAATGTCTATCAAAGATAG